The nucleotide window actcctggacacaccagaggtggtatcaggcgTCTCAGACGTTGTGGTGAACCTGCCTAGACGTGGGCGTTTTCCTCGCGCGCCAACACCAATGGAAGAGTGCTACTATTCTGGAATAATTTTGCATTGACTTTCAAACTGTTTGTTGTGTTCATTTCTCTAGATTATACAACCATGAACTGGTACCATACATTGTAGATAACCAATATGTTGTACATAACTAAATGTGCACCTTGTGTATTCCCATCAGCATGCGTTTATATGTTCTTTTGTGATGTCAGTGTATTCCCGCATACTCGTTGCACGaacttttgatatgttttacaTTTCGAGTTGAATTCTGCGCTTATCCTTTGTGCAAATTTGatgttttgtgaatttgtttgttttgaaatgatgCAGTTTCAAATCACCGCGCCCAGCTACGCCATAAAAAGAATAAACATCTGATCACCGCGGCCAGCTACGCCATAAAAAGAATAAACATCTGGAGATGTATTTACTTTGTGATTATCTATCGGACATCTTGGATTATTGAAATGTCAAGCAGATGTGTcgtatggtacatgtacatatcatcaATTAGCATATTCTTAAAGTTTCCATTGAATCAACACAAATATTCAGTAGAAAACCAAGAAATGGATAAAACTTCGTGATTATAGATTTATTGATTTCTATAAATCCCGATATCGATATCAAATGAAATGGTATTTTACCTGTAATTTTGAAACAAGTCCTCGATTCGGTATCTAACACTAATTATGATGGTATTAGGTTTCatgtttttaatcttttaaatTAGATAAGTGGCTGTGTTCAAATGAAATGCTTTGGAAAAAAATTCGCTCGTAGATAGTTATAATAGATGTAATTTTGTCACGGGAATTAATTTCAGAATAACAAATCCTACCTATATTCTATTTCACAGTAAAGTATGCTCTTTAAACATCCGGATTTTACTGGACAAAgaaattacatgaaaaattctaaatttaagTAATGTGGTTTTAACTGGAAACGCTGAATCATTACACAAAATACATAAGAAATTTACCCGACTAAAATTTCAACCGTTTTCGTGAAGATGATGTTTTAACTGTGCTAGTGCCCGACGATATACAACACCCATACAACAAGGCACACATTTCCGTTAATAGTAACTTCACATACAATGGTATTGTCATCTATTTAGCATACAACACCTCCCTTATGTACAATTTTCTTGTCATGTCTTGTTATCATTAAAACGTTGTCCgggataaatattttaaaagtaaattatgcaaaaaaaaaaaaaaattaaatttagatcCGCATAGTTCATTCAtgaattaaaaatcaaaacgtGTTTGCTTTCTGGTTGACCTTCAGTATTCAGCACAGCAGATGTGTGTTGTCGTTGCAGCAGAACTGTTTAAAAAGGCTAGATATGCAAATTACCCCGTGCTCGAAAGCGCCCGTCATATCCACCGTTATTTACACATTTACTTGTAGAAGAAGCAAGTAACATATTCATACAAGTGACAGAGAGGCGACAAGACGACAACAAGTCCTCACATTCTGGTCCTCTCAAACCTACTTCAAACAAATATAGAATCTGTTTATGCAAACACAAATCAAGGACTTTGTCCCCTTGTCTGCTTTTCGTGTATCTATGGTGGCCAATGCAAACTTTATCATTATTTTGGTCATGAGAGGGCAACCTTGATGATATAAGTGCAATGGAACCAAACTCCTTTCTATTTCTAATTTGAAGCAATGGATCAAATGGTGACGGTTATTGTACTGATGAACTATCTTCAGTGGCTAACTCTGTCCCattgacatgtttttttttttgtttttttttttctaaaatattttatccgtagatttatgaaatattaacacataacgttttcaattttcatacatatttttatttacaaaattagaGCGTCTGTCTGAGTTGTTTAGGCCTGTTTTATTAGATATGCGACTCATGCATCAAATCATAGCGAAATTTGGAAATCTAgaatcttatttgcaaataagacaCCTTTTCATCATTccagaaaacaaaatcacaaaaattcatatgaaacaaCTGAGTCTGTATCACTCATTCGAtgatgaaatcatacttcataagattcattaaataaaatgctggtgtaatgagctacagCATTATATGTTTTTACTTTATGCTATGAgttatttaattttgataagacTATAATGAATGTTAAGGAATACGAATATCGCATTACATCGTGTAAACTTATCAATACTGCTGTATTATTTGATTCTAAGATGATGAACGACATATTGAAAGGCAAGCATTGGTATTCTCATCAGCTACAAGTGTGGCGATCAGATAACAATTGTGGCGATCAAACGACAGGTGTAGCGATCAGACGACAAGTATGGCGCTCAGACGACAAGTATGGCGATCAGACGACAAGTGTGGCGATCAGACGAGAATTGTGGTGATCAGATGATAAGTGTGGCGATCAGACCAGAAGTGTGACGATCACACGACAAGTGTGGCGATCAGACGAGAAGTGTGGCGATCAGACCAGAAGTGTAGTGATCAGACGATAAGTGTGGTGATCAGAGACAAGTGTGGCGATCAGATGATAAGTGTGGCGATCAGACGACAAGTGTGGCGATCAGACGGATTAAAGCCTCGGAAGTTAGATGGCCTACTATAGTCGGTAGGGCACCTCACTAGTAGGCACCTCACTAGTAGGCACCTCACTAGTACCTCACTAGTAGGCACCTCACTAGTAGGCACCTCACTAGTATTTCACTAGTAGGCACCTCACTAGTACCTCACTAGTAGGCACCTCACTAGTAGGGGGGATGTGGTCGAATCTCGGTTTGGTCCGTCACTGTTTCTATCCCCGGGTTACCATGTAATTAAGAGAAGTATGCatcttgatttttaaaaacattgcgCTACACACGCATCGGTTTgtattgtttgaaaaaaaaatcacatttacACATATTTACATGCAATATGATTGACGTTTTACTTTTCAGTCcatcatatttaacaatttaaaatgtaGATCCGTTTACTGCGTGATACAATAGGTTGTATTTTGTGTCAATAAGGTGAGATTAGACTACAGTTCATATCATTTCCGTTTAAAAACTTGGGAAGCGCTGCtgctaccaaaaaaaaaaaaaaaaaaaacgacaaCCGAAATTCAGTGGGTAGTTTTAcaatataggtaaaaaataaaaatgcactTCCCCCAACATTTGTACAATGATTTTCCAAGAAATGAAACTTAGCAGGTGTCAGAGTTACTCTATCCTTTCATGTCACAAGATGTTTTGTTTAAAGTTAAACttagcatttagcaaattctgtggtcgctATACTGATCTTAGTTGTAAATACAGCcagtcattaggtcgaatgctgtatGACGTCTTTCATACCAATTCTTAAGTCTTTACCTGTatattactctgtttacctgatgaaaTTAGAGGGTTCACAGTGAGTGTGACTGGTCAACTTGAAGTCCCGTTCAAGATGGGTgtcaaaaataagaaaataatgttGATgccattttagctcacctgagctaaaggctaaagtgagcttttctgataaaaaattgtttatCGACGTATCGTATAAACTTTTCACGATTTCATCAACTTCCCCACAACCATCAGGCCAATATCAACCGAACTTTACAAAGACTATTCTTGCGTGAAGGGGGAATTTGatattgttcaaataaagggccaccTCTTTCtccaaataatcaagaaaaggaaaaacaaCAGGGGAGGGGTGTTTAAagatgttcttctcaagaacctcttgACCATAAAAGATTAAACTTGTGTGGAAGCTTCGTGATTTTACAGATtctatagggcttgaaatatgtctcctatttagtcatttgtactattttctatcatttttgataagatgaaattaataaaatgacgcaaattttaagtgTTTTTGGAATAGATCAAGTTCTCCcgataaagtaattcaagaaatcaaaatattttgtcatttatttctccaggagtggaagaaatcattgcttcttttatcgtttagtacatttttgtttaaacaagataccacgatttaccttaaatttgaaaattttaggggggggggggcattaacGGCCGCAATTAACAAATGAGAAGATTCCAATTGTTCCTAAATTAACATGCAAACATTCCTAAGTTATGTGAActttcggggtttttttttctcttcaaaatataaatctgggtTTACGAGTGGGGCTAGAATCGGAAATAAAATATAAACCTGGGTTTACGAGTGGGGCTAGAATcggaaatgaaattttgcataGTACATGAATACAGACaatcaattctttaaaaatattcttcttcgTCAGAAatggggcctccgtggccgagtggttagagcatcgcgctcaaaatcacacggccactcacctctgtcggcgcgggttcgaatcccgctcgcgtcggcaagtgagaaagtttcccagtttactttcggaaggtcggtgatctcttcccaggtacattgtaactgggttctctcttctaccaataaaaactgggcgccaccagataattgaaaaattgttgagtgtggcggaaaacatcaatcaatcaatcttcgtCAGAAGATATCAGCAAGACAATGCTATAGATGTATCCCTATGCTGCGTGGATTCGGTAAGTCATCGCCCCGTGGGACTAGGATTGGATCATAATATGGAGTACAGATTTGTCGTGGGAATAAAGAGGATAAAACTCTTTTTTTCTACTGATGATAAACAGCAAGACCAATACGAGTGAAGTTAGtattgtggcccatggaccttttGTTTGAATTGAAGGTGATCAGGCCTCATGAAAGTCGAAGATTACGAagttatcaatctcacaactcctataaccaatttaaaatagagagttggacaacaCTGACCTCTCGAtctatcagaggtgggatcaggtttctaggaggagtaagcatcccctgtcgaccggtcacacccgccgtgagccctatatcttaatcaggtaaacgaagttgtccgtagtcaaaatcagtgtgctaagaacggcctaacaatcggtatgaacacgtcagacagcatttgacccaaggaAAGATTGTATTGGTATACTAGATCATCATAACGATcctagaatttgcgaaatgctggctttaCACGGGACAGCTGGAATCTCTGCACccccatcaacttgtttgtcagtagcctgcctcgatttaaatactgatcatacgcagaactaaatcttgtgtatcaaaccggttgagatatatacacaccatatgcaggtgataatgaaatattgcttcataaatatgggaagttgacgatggagaagatgaaatcatcccattgttataaagttgagttgttaatctgccattaatatctattttcaataaaatatctaagtatgaagcagaagtggacgccACTGCGGTATGAAGTGTTTACCTTGACAGATTTTAAGGATTTGGAAAGAAATAATGAGTACTAGCAATTAGGTACATCTGtatcattttataaaaaaaaaaattatttatatatacaggaATATCGTCAAGTGAATACTACATTGTAAATTGTTTGACAGATAAACGTGATTGACCAGGGGTTtgtgtcccgtggggatccgggttaaaataagTCCTCactactccttgcttgtcgtaagaggcgttTAAATGgcgcggtccttcgaatgaaatcgcaaaaaccgagaccccgtgtcacagcaggtgtggcacgataaagacccctccctgctcaaaggccgtcaGCGCcgaatataggcctaaattgtacAGCCTTTCACCAGCAATGTTAACGAGCGATGAAAATGTATATTGCCAATATCTTATCACACATTGATGTTAGAGAGACTCAATTTTTTCCTcaagtaaaatattttctaacaGGTACTAGCATTGGGGTCTTTCTTGTAGGTTTTCAATTCTATTCAGCACTCGTCTTCCTTGACGGAGGTGCATTAGACTCATGAAATGATTATCAGTGTAAGTATTTTTATAACTACACAGCGCcgaacaaattttaaacacaaaaataaaactgaaattgTTCATGTTTTATTTCCCATTTACATGTTTGTCATAACTTGACAGGCCCAGTATATATGCCTCAGTTGATTAAGAATCCATTGAAATTGGATTGTGATAATCTTGCGATATACCGATATCCCGAAGGCCATGAATAAACCTTGACGAACACCTTATCTCCCTTCCTCATGGTAACAAGAGCGTTATCTGAGCCCTTTTTCCACTATCCTCCCCATCCAGTCCACCAGACAAACATTTGTGTATTGTCGTGAAATAATTGTAACCTCAGATAGTCCTTGGCTCGTGACGGTGTAGGCATACCAATGACTAGAGTAAAGGAATAGGTTCCTGCTACAGGGGCGGTAAACACACCCGTCCTTCTGTCGTATCCGTTCCCTCTATTGATTTTAACTGTTTCAAATCTCAGGATATTTCCCGGcctcatttttaaatttatggATGGAGTAGCCATAAAAGAGACATGCGTTGAACCTagaatttgaaggaaaaaacaaCACATTATTATCTCAGAACAAGATCCACTGCCCTGGTTGCTCAGTTGGTAGAATGTTAGCTTGGTAagcgggaggtcgtgagttcaaacCCCGCCCGGTCATGTGAAACCTAAGGTATGTAGTAGTGAGTGCTACTTCCCTAAACATGCAATCGACATTTAAAAgtaagaatcacgggtcttcAGATATGATCTTTAAAATGAAGGTATCGTGTCGCAGCAGGAGTCGGTACGTTAAAGAAATTCTCATTGCTGGGCGCTCGTGATATTTACCTTTCCAAATTCAAATGTTTTTGCCTCTGATATCTCTAAATCGTGCTAatagccatttcttcatagatGCGTTACAGATTTGAACAATAtgcgtatgaattttgataaatatagttcGTCTGtgttaacggctgggaattccgatagaaaatggaaatagaacgtatatttaagaaataaaataaaaaaaatttaaatacacgagggtataaaCTGTGACGCTTTATGTCCGAAATATTTCATGAAGCTTGTTAGCGCTTCATGGAAAGAATTATAATTTAACGACATGAAGCGTTGAATGGTTATAAAAAATGTGGAAGGGGCTATGACAATCAAACGATTCAGGGAAAATTTAGTTTCTTATTGAAACATTTTGATGGTATATCGGCTACAACTTTTAAGTGATTTCAAGGGTGTGATGACAAATACTAAAACAGGTTTACAATTAGTTTCACTATACATCTACATCATTAGTATTTAAGTCCAAGTAAGGGCGTGCGGATATTTATCCCGTGTTGTCCATACACCTGAGACTGAAGGTAACTCCccatcagggccgtaaattacatggaggcggaggaggcagctgcctcctccaacttttgagccaaaaaaattaaaatttaaagttcattagaatttatgttgtttccaataactaagaacatgatacctcccttaaaaagcattccaaatctttcttttagaatgagttagtcaagtaacatcttagaaggccctagaatcaaggattttgcacgaaacgtgttcagtgtgcacaaaatgtgctcagcgtctgggggcctgggcggcccccagacccccgcctaatttcctgcctcctccaaattgaaggttaatttacggccctgcccATACACCCTTGATTGCACCTGGATAGCAGATTTATTTTCTGTTAAAGCAGTCAAACGTAGTTGACAGTCGAGGTTTGTAAGAGTTGTCCCGCATTGTACACGTATGAATGCTCGagagaagaaaagaaaaattctacaaatatttaatttgtGATAATAGTACTTAAAATTAATGTACATTACTTCGTTTGCGCGTAGAGACAATGCATATCTAATCGACAAACACAGAGTGTTGCGATATACAatttctacccagagttatcatTCCTCACACTCGCATAGTGGACACAGACTACCAATTATTTTGCTATACATtcctttataacataaaaattaatctAAAAAATTCCACCGCCTCAACTTACCTGAAACTTGGTACAGACTTAGAGCAATTCAAGTCCAAAATTATTTGTGAATCTCAGGAAAATCCACCACACACAAGTCCTGTTATGACACCGGTATGGTTACCCCTACCCTGCATATTTCCCTTTCCCTTTGAGAAGCAGGTAAACAATGGCCTATTTACACCCTTCCTACTACACACTTAAGAGCAGAATTTCCCATTATtataagtttttaattttttcagacCCTCTTCTTTCCATCTAAGCCCTATAATGACACAAATCCACCCCACATACATCCCCAAGAATTTGTAAGAAAAAACCTCTATTTATAAACAGGCACTACTTGCGTTAATTAGTAGTCTGTAACCTAAGTGAATGTAAGGAACAATAACTCTTAACTCTTGGTAGAGATTGAAATTTATACCGACCTGTTAACCAATCAACTCCTTTTTCAAGTTACATAAGAAACAATGATTAAAGCAACCTGTGATATTTTCAATGTCGTGTTTCAAGGCATTTATCTTGGTCTCCATAGAAGTAAATCTGTCCTTTATGCACTCTTCAAATTCGCTGAGGTGAAGACCACATGAGTTGGCAGACTTCGTGCAGATGTTGTAGTTTCTTATTTCATTCTTACACGGACAGTCAGATCGACACAAGGCAACCACACAAATCAGCAGATAAACCACCTGTAACATTTTACTCACTCAACAGATTTCAACTTTCGAAAACATCCTAAAGctattgcatgtatttatacGTTTTTTGTTCTCTGAACCTAGCTGGGTATAATTACTAACGAGGGAATTCCGTGTCTGGATTGGAGGTAAATATATCATTACCTATGTTGTAGAGTGATGTTTGTTCGATTTAGAATGATATGTGGGTGGATCCTGCCTAATTAGTTTATATTTTCTCGTAGAGGCTTAGAGGAAGAACACCAATCTTTCCAATGGGGGTAGTTTCAATTATACAGCACATTGAAACAAAGTATAGGTGatcaatacatatttatgtacCGGACAATCACAACAACACAAGACATTAAGAATGGATTTATTGTAATCACGAATTTACacagaaaaaagaaactgcaaatTAAAAATGGTTAACGCCCGCTACACTTACCAACAGTCGTAAGCATTCTACCGCTACTTGATTTAAGTTCATTCGCGTAGATCAAATAGTCCGACGATAACACTAGGTCAGACAAAAATAAAGCGAAGGACTTCGTCCAGTAATGTGGCCAGATCAAAAGAATTCATCTAGTTTTTCACATTTACCAAAGGATTggattataattatatacacagtATTTTCATATGTCAAGGTAGCCATtaaagaaataaagaacaaggtacggttgtatacataaaaaggcccaacaaatttctctctataaaatgtgtctggaattaaccttaatcagtgttttaaga belongs to Ostrea edulis chromosome 7, xbOstEdul1.1, whole genome shotgun sequence and includes:
- the LOC125657000 gene encoding uncharacterized protein LOC125657000; the encoded protein is MLQVVYLLICVVALCRSDCPCKNEIRNYNICTKSANSCGLHLSEFEECIKDRFTSMETKINALKHDIENITGSTHVSFMATPSINLKMRPGNILRFETVKINRGNGYDRRTGVFTAPVAGTYSFTLVIGMPTPSRAKDYLRLQLFHDNTQMFVWWTGWGG